In Mercenaria mercenaria strain notata chromosome 13, MADL_Memer_1, whole genome shotgun sequence, a single window of DNA contains:
- the LOC123529624 gene encoding uncharacterized protein LOC123529624, producing MASTLAIFNIFVFSAILLTVQCAKITLSLNQGVCLCVNEPNVVAVKDPANLASTIGTLANGACFTSSGGIYHSNSDTYYELKDDSNGQIAWVDSFYLSISPADQCSSAHATKQAHHSPSGQPLDCLTYGKTYTHGQNFSVHGLQCTCDDGAAVCSFTGHNCFVDGLVYQHGSAFSISGSGSCTCSQGSVQCNIG from the exons ATGGCTTCTACACTGgcgattttcaatatttttgttttctctgCGATATTGTTGACGGTACAGTGTGCAAAAATAACTCTGTCTTTGAACCAGGGAGTGTGCTTGTGTGTCAACGAACCGAATGTGGTCGCTGTGAAAGATC CGGCAAATCTAGCATCCACCATAGGAACTTTGGCAAATGGTGCCTGTTTCACGTCCAGCGGTGGAATTTACCATAGCAACAGCGATACATACTACGAGCTGAAAGACGATAGTAACGGACAG ATTGCATGGGTGGACAGCTTTTATTTGTCCATATCTCCAGCAGACCAATGTAGCAGTGCTCACGCTACAAAACAGGCCCATCATAGTCCCAGCG GACAGCCATTGGACTGTCTAACATACGGCAA GACTTACACACATGGACAGAACTTCTCCGTGCACGGGTTACAGTGTACGTGTGATGATGGGGCGGCCGTCTGCTCTTTCACAGGACACAACTGCTTTGTGGATGGCTT AGTATACCAGCATGGGTCAGCATTTTCGATCAGTGGGAGTGGTTCGTGCACGTGCTCACAGGGAAGTGTTCAGTGCAACATTGGATAA
- the LOC123529058 gene encoding nuclear factor interleukin-3-regulated protein-like translates to MDSSPQNVNILQQQRRAKQLVPETQKDSNYWQKRQRNNIAAKKSRENKRQYESMVRGRVIALEEENYLLKKELKVLKERLNIPMDASVLSPAERDACLQDYRRTGNFLDTSPKRHEGSSSGSNSSFDTSDYSNSSFNFENENSRNEISTGSVYSTPASTFVWAITPAYSQSLQRYGESSKIYRSEMSTGNNQDHTAGCKRKRPKENSIMPGDLSTRPNPCTHRSDSLKTVNEDKNIGREPYDTLKDGHQFSSESLEVNNGPLDLTNDANDSDAINSDIKSKLQLLSEQVERMQKLVGSS, encoded by the coding sequence ATGGATTCGAGCCCACAGAATGTTAACATACTACAGCAGCAGCGGCGTGCCAAACAGCTGGTACCCGAGACACAGAAAGATAGCAACTATTGGCAAAAGAGACAACGCAACAATATTGCCGCGAAAAAGTCACGTGAGAACAAGCGTCAGTATGAAAGCATGGTTAGAGGCAGAGTTATCGCGCTTGAAGAGGaaaattatcttttgaaaaaaGAGCTCAAAGTGCTTAAAGAAAGGTTGAATATACCAATGGACGCTAGCGTTCTCAGTCCAGCCGAACGTGATGCATGTCTCCAAGATTACAGAAGAACGGGTAATTTTTTAGATACTTCCCCCAAACGTCACGAGGGCTCGAGCTCAGGCTCAAACTCGAGCTTCGATACTTCAGACTATAGTAACAGTTCATTTAACTTTGAGAACGAGAATTCCAGGAACGAAATCAGCACAGGAAGTGTATACAGTACGCCAGCGAGTACATTTGTATGGGCAATAACTCCTGCGTATTCGCAGAGTCTGCAGCGTTATGGTGAGAGTTCAAAGATATACAGAAGTGAAATGTCTACAGGAAATAATCAAGACCATACTGCAGGGTGTAAAAGAAAACGGCCAAAGGAAAATAGCATTATGCCAGGTGACTTATCTACCAGACCAAATCCATGTACACACAGAAGTGATTCATTGAAAACTGTAAACGAAGACAAAAACATCGGTAGAGAACCGTATGACACATTAAAAGACGGTCATCAGTTTAGTAGTGAAAGTCTTGAAGTTAATAACGGCCCTTTAGACTTAACAAATGATGCAAACGATAGTGATGCTATTAACTCTGACATAAAAAGCAAACTGCAGTTGTTATCCGAGCAAGTTGAAAGAATGCAAAAACTAGTTGGCAGTTCATAA